From Roseisolibacter agri, a single genomic window includes:
- a CDS encoding isoprenyl transferase, protein MTAARSSVHPESLADELLARLRVHGAIPRHVAIIMDGNGRWARERLLPRPLGHRSGMKAVREVVEGALQAGVEYLSLFAFSQENWQRPATEVGALMSLLEEYIAREVSELREQGVRVRVLGDLSRLTPAAARAVERVVGETAANEKLTLNLFISYGSRAELVRAMRALAEDVAAGVLAPSDIDDAAIAARLYTADCPDPDLLIRTSGELRISNFLLWQIAYTELFMSPVLWPDFGRRELFEAIVAYQSRERRFGRVSA, encoded by the coding sequence GTGACTGCCGCGCGTTCCTCCGTGCATCCCGAGTCGCTCGCGGACGAGCTGCTCGCGCGCCTGCGGGTCCACGGCGCGATCCCGCGCCACGTCGCCATCATCATGGACGGCAACGGGCGGTGGGCGCGCGAGCGCCTGCTCCCGCGTCCGCTCGGGCACCGCTCGGGGATGAAGGCCGTGCGCGAGGTGGTCGAGGGCGCGCTGCAGGCCGGCGTCGAGTACCTCAGCCTCTTCGCCTTCTCGCAGGAGAACTGGCAGCGGCCGGCCACCGAGGTGGGCGCGCTGATGTCGCTGCTGGAGGAGTACATCGCGCGCGAGGTGAGCGAGCTGCGCGAGCAGGGCGTGCGCGTGCGCGTGCTCGGCGACCTGTCGCGGCTCACGCCGGCCGCGGCGCGCGCGGTGGAGCGCGTCGTCGGCGAGACGGCGGCCAACGAGAAGCTCACGCTCAACCTCTTCATCTCGTACGGCAGCCGTGCGGAGCTCGTGCGCGCGATGCGCGCGCTGGCCGAGGACGTGGCCGCGGGCGTGCTCGCGCCGTCCGACATCGACGACGCGGCGATCGCCGCGCGCCTGTACACGGCCGACTGCCCCGATCCCGACCTGCTGATCCGCACGTCGGGCGAGCTGCGCATCTCGAACTTCCTGCTCTGGCAGATCGCGTACACGGAGCTGTTCATGTCGCCCGTGCTGTGGCCGGACTTCGGCCGCCGCGAGCTGTTCGAGGCGATCGTCGCCTACCAGAGCCGCGAGCGCCGCTTCGGCCGGGTGTCGGCCTGA
- a CDS encoding phosphatidate cytidylyltransferase has product MSELAKRVASALVGAPIAIACIWYGDAALATLLAIIAATGAWEFYRMARQAGGAPFARTGIALSAIIPLVVHAHVLRLATPTPTAGVMVVLALLALSIWRRGVTGKPLLAVATTLMGVLYVGVPVAYGYALRYFDWTVGRAAGAAVLLLPVLCTWASDIGAYVAGRTFKGPKLIPAVSPGKTISGAVGGVIASAALAAAYAPYVLRPVAQLGFAPGRALLFGVVISVVAQLGDLVESLLKRDAGVKDSSQLIPGHGGVLDRVDSLLFVLPVSYLLLRALLLPAYGG; this is encoded by the coding sequence GTGAGCGAGCTCGCCAAGCGGGTCGCCTCCGCGCTCGTCGGCGCGCCCATCGCCATCGCCTGCATCTGGTACGGCGATGCCGCGCTCGCGACGCTGCTCGCGATCATCGCGGCCACGGGCGCGTGGGAGTTCTACCGCATGGCGCGCCAGGCGGGCGGCGCGCCGTTCGCGCGCACGGGCATCGCGCTGTCGGCGATCATCCCGCTCGTCGTGCATGCGCACGTGCTGCGGCTCGCGACGCCGACGCCCACCGCGGGCGTGATGGTCGTGCTGGCGCTGCTCGCGCTCTCCATCTGGCGCCGCGGCGTCACGGGCAAGCCGCTGCTCGCCGTCGCGACGACGCTGATGGGCGTGCTGTACGTCGGCGTGCCGGTGGCGTACGGCTACGCGCTGCGCTACTTCGACTGGACGGTCGGGCGCGCGGCGGGCGCGGCGGTGCTGCTGCTCCCCGTGCTCTGCACGTGGGCGAGCGACATCGGCGCCTACGTCGCGGGGCGGACGTTCAAGGGGCCGAAGCTGATCCCGGCGGTCAGCCCCGGCAAGACGATCTCGGGCGCGGTCGGCGGCGTCATCGCGTCCGCGGCGCTCGCCGCGGCGTACGCGCCGTACGTGCTGCGTCCCGTGGCGCAGCTCGGCTTCGCGCCGGGACGCGCGCTGCTGTTCGGCGTCGTCATCAGCGTGGTCGCGCAGCTCGGCGATCTGGTCGAGTCGCTGCTCAAGCGCGACGCCGGCGTGAAGGACTCGTCGCAGCTGATCCCCGGCCACGGCGGCGTGCTCGATCGCGTCGACTCGCTGCTGTTCGTGCTGCCGGTGAGCTACCTGCTGCTGCGCGCGCTGCTGCTGCCCGCGTACGGCGGATGA
- the frr gene encoding ribosome recycling factor, with the protein MATIKDILQNSRTAMDKGIESSKREFGSIRASKASPNMLDTVRVEAYGSSMSLNQVATVTAPEPRLLLVTPFDKGQAKAIEKAIRESDLGVEPSNMGGVIRVPLPSLNEQRRKELVKVVHKLAEEGRVTIRHARTEARDKIKKLEGVSEDDKKHAEKDLQKLHDDYIGKIEALLKVKEAEIMEV; encoded by the coding sequence ATGGCCACGATCAAGGACATCCTCCAGAACAGCCGCACGGCGATGGACAAGGGGATCGAGAGCTCGAAGCGCGAGTTCGGATCCATCCGTGCCAGCAAGGCCAGCCCCAACATGCTCGACACCGTGCGCGTGGAGGCGTACGGCTCGTCGATGTCGCTCAACCAGGTCGCCACGGTGACGGCGCCGGAGCCGCGCCTGCTCCTCGTCACGCCCTTCGACAAGGGCCAGGCGAAGGCGATCGAGAAGGCGATCCGCGAGAGCGACCTGGGCGTCGAGCCGTCGAACATGGGCGGCGTGATCCGCGTGCCGCTGCCGTCGCTCAACGAGCAGCGCCGCAAGGAGCTGGTGAAGGTCGTCCACAAGCTCGCCGAGGAGGGCCGCGTGACCATCCGCCACGCGCGCACCGAGGCCCGCGACAAGATCAAGAAGCTCGAGGGCGTCAGCGAGGACGACAAGAAGCACGCCGAGAAGGACCTGCAGAAGCTGCACGACGACTACATCGGGAAGATCGAGGCGCTCCTGAAGGTGAAGGAAGCCGAGATCATGGAAGTGTGA
- the dxr gene encoding 1-deoxy-D-xylulose-5-phosphate reductoisomerase: MTDGAPRGVAILGSTGSIGTTALRVLERQASRFRVVALTAHRNAALLAEQAARFAPGYVGLVGNGGGSVGAAAGWGCGTDCLVEAATRADADIVLNSVVGAAGLDATLAALSAGKRVALANKETLVVAGELVNATARTGGGELVPVDSEHSAILQCIAGRPQHEVRRLVLTASGGPFRTWSRERLERATLADALQHPTWSMGRKITVDSATLANKALEVIEAHFLFGIPYERIEVVVHPQSVVHSFVEFVDGSVLAQMGVPSMELPVLYALTHPDRVSDTGVPPFDPVELGPLTFERVRGDDFPALGLGMAAGRTGGAAPAVFNAANEQAVALFLDGRIGLLDIPRAIEDALGRLAGAPGGTREALLDADAAARRVVLERHGR; encoded by the coding sequence ATGACGGACGGCGCGCCGCGCGGCGTCGCGATCCTCGGCAGCACCGGCTCGATCGGCACGACGGCGCTGCGCGTGCTGGAGCGCCAGGCGAGCCGCTTCCGCGTCGTCGCGCTCACCGCGCACCGCAACGCCGCGCTCCTGGCCGAGCAGGCCGCGCGCTTCGCGCCCGGCTACGTGGGGCTCGTCGGCAACGGCGGCGGCTCGGTCGGTGCGGCCGCGGGGTGGGGCTGCGGCACCGACTGCCTCGTCGAGGCGGCGACGCGGGCCGACGCCGACATCGTGCTCAACTCGGTCGTCGGCGCGGCCGGGCTGGATGCCACGCTCGCCGCGCTGAGCGCGGGCAAGCGCGTCGCGCTGGCGAACAAGGAGACGCTCGTCGTGGCGGGCGAGCTCGTGAACGCGACGGCCCGCACGGGCGGCGGCGAGCTGGTGCCCGTCGACAGCGAGCACTCGGCCATCCTGCAGTGCATCGCGGGGCGGCCGCAGCACGAGGTGCGGCGACTCGTCCTCACCGCGTCGGGCGGGCCGTTCCGCACGTGGAGTCGCGAGCGGCTGGAGCGCGCGACGCTCGCGGACGCGCTGCAGCACCCGACGTGGAGCATGGGGCGCAAGATCACCGTCGACAGCGCGACGCTCGCCAACAAGGCGCTCGAGGTGATCGAGGCGCACTTCCTGTTCGGGATCCCGTACGAGCGGATCGAGGTCGTGGTGCACCCGCAGAGCGTCGTGCACTCCTTCGTCGAGTTCGTGGACGGGAGCGTGCTCGCGCAGATGGGCGTGCCGAGCATGGAGCTGCCGGTCCTGTACGCGCTGACGCACCCGGATCGCGTGTCGGACACCGGGGTACCGCCGTTCGACCCCGTCGAGCTCGGACCGCTGACCTTCGAGCGCGTGCGTGGCGACGACTTCCCGGCGCTGGGGCTCGGGATGGCGGCCGGACGCACCGGCGGGGCAGCACCGGCCGTGTTCAACGCCGCCAATGAGCAGGCGGTCGCCCTCTTCCTGGACGGCCGCATCGGCCTGCTCGACATCCCGCGGGCCATCGAGGACGC
- a CDS encoding acetyl-CoA carboxylase biotin carboxyl carrier protein subunit — protein MKYVVDIDGERVAVELSGDEVRVGDEVLHAHLVDVEGTPVSLLTIGDRVYRLVARRGDARGRYAISLDGRRFDVEALDERTRTIRDLSAASAAAAGPAPLVAPMPGLVVRVAVQVGDQVAAGQGLVVMEAMKMENELRAPAGGTVAAIHAVPGTAVEKGALLVELA, from the coding sequence ATGAAGTACGTGGTCGACATCGACGGCGAGCGCGTCGCCGTGGAGCTCTCGGGCGACGAGGTGCGCGTCGGCGACGAGGTGCTGCACGCCCATCTCGTCGACGTCGAGGGGACGCCGGTGAGCCTCCTGACCATCGGCGACCGCGTCTACCGGCTGGTCGCCCGCCGCGGGGACGCGCGGGGACGCTACGCGATCTCGCTCGACGGCCGCCGCTTCGACGTCGAGGCGCTGGACGAGCGCACGCGGACGATCCGCGACCTCTCGGCCGCCTCCGCGGCCGCCGCCGGCCCCGCGCCGCTCGTGGCGCCGATGCCGGGGCTCGTGGTCCGGGTCGCGGTGCAGGTGGGCGACCAGGTGGCGGCGGGGCAGGGCCTCGTGGTCATGGAGGCGATGAAGATGGAGAACGAGCTGCGCGCCCCGGCCGGCGGCACGGTGGCGGCCATCCACGCGGTGCCCGGCACGGCGGTCGAGAAGGGCGCGCTGCTGGTGGAGCTGGCCTGA
- the rplM gene encoding 50S ribosomal protein L13, translated as MRSTYTATPADIEPRWYVVDAEGMVLGRLASEVAKILRGKHKPIFTPHMDTGDHVIVINASKVRVTGRKAEQKQYFRHTGYMGHERFTPFATMIAKHPERVIEKAVFGMLPKTTLARTQIRRKLRVFPGTEHPHAAQQPTALTFNGEAK; from the coding sequence ATGCGTTCCACGTACACCGCGACGCCCGCGGACATCGAGCCGCGCTGGTACGTCGTCGACGCCGAGGGCATGGTCCTCGGCCGGCTCGCCTCGGAGGTCGCCAAGATCCTCCGCGGCAAGCACAAGCCGATCTTCACGCCGCACATGGACACCGGCGATCACGTCATCGTGATCAACGCCAGCAAGGTGCGCGTGACCGGCCGCAAGGCGGAGCAGAAGCAGTACTTCCGCCACACCGGCTACATGGGCCACGAGCGCTTCACGCCGTTCGCCACGATGATCGCGAAGCACCCCGAGCGCGTCATCGAGAAGGCCGTGTTCGGCATGCTGCCGAAGACGACGCTCGCGCGGACGCAGATCCGCCGCAAGCTGCGCGTCTTCCCCGGCACCGAGCACCCGCACGCGGCGCAGCAGCCGACCGCGCTGACCTTCAACGGCGAGGCGAAGTAA
- the rpsI gene encoding 30S ribosomal protein S9 → MADANLHAIGRRKEAVCRVYLKPGSGKWEINGRALGDYFPRPTLVSSIQLPLSATDNLGKWDVMANLNGGGVTGQAGALRLAIARALVKQDEAHKPKLRELGLLTRDARAVERKKPGRPKARKRFQFSKR, encoded by the coding sequence ATGGCCGACGCGAACCTGCACGCCATCGGCCGCCGCAAGGAAGCGGTCTGCCGCGTGTACCTGAAGCCCGGCTCGGGCAAGTGGGAGATCAACGGCCGCGCGCTGGGGGACTACTTCCCGCGCCCGACGCTCGTCTCCTCGATCCAGCTGCCGCTCTCGGCGACGGACAACCTGGGCAAGTGGGACGTGATGGCGAACCTGAACGGTGGCGGCGTCACCGGCCAGGCCGGCGCGCTGCGCCTCGCCATCGCCCGCGCGCTCGTCAAGCAGGACGAGGCGCACAAGCCGAAGCTCCGTGAGCTCGGCCTGCTCACGCGCGACGCCCGCGCGGTCGAGCGCAAGAAGCCGGGCCGTCCGAAGGCCCGCAAGCGCTTCCAGTTCTCGAAGCGCTGA
- a CDS encoding class I SAM-dependent RNA methyltransferase has protein sequence MRPRRPGDRRTGRPVRRRDGDVARAPVMETELTIDSIAAGGDGVGRAEGMVAFVPRTAPGDVVRARLQSAGRFARGVLDAVVSPSPVRVAPPCPHYERDRCGGCQLQHLALEAQHEAKRRIIEDSLSRIARREVAVPPVVASPREWRYRRKLTLAMRRRGSAWIAGLREFDDPDAVFALQDCPITDERVVAAWRAIIDAAELLPRDARELRGAVRLLDDASVAFTLEGGERWPTAERFFDAVPAIAALWWQPAGATRRRLMLDRRSDAAPGASFVQVNPQVGALLADAVVAAAQSHAPRTVVDAYAGAGDVALRLAEAGARVVAIELDAEASAYSASRLPAGSRAVAARVEDALPEALPAELVIVNPPRAGLDAQVTATLEAALQGAGPAPRALLYVSCNPATLARDLARMPSWAVRRVQPFDMFPQTAHVETLVELVPASPPPEPSA, from the coding sequence GTGAGGCCGCGACGTCCGGGCGACCGCCGCACCGGGCGCCCCGTGCGGCGCCGCGACGGCGACGTCGCGCGCGCACCCGTCATGGAGACGGAGCTGACCATCGACTCCATCGCGGCGGGCGGCGACGGCGTGGGGCGCGCGGAGGGCATGGTCGCCTTCGTCCCGCGCACCGCGCCGGGCGACGTCGTGCGGGCGCGACTGCAGTCGGCCGGCCGCTTCGCGCGCGGGGTGCTCGACGCGGTCGTGAGCCCATCGCCCGTGCGCGTCGCCCCACCGTGCCCGCACTACGAGCGCGATCGCTGCGGCGGGTGCCAGCTGCAGCACCTCGCACTGGAGGCGCAGCACGAGGCCAAGCGCCGCATCATCGAGGACTCGCTGTCGCGCATCGCGCGGCGCGAGGTCGCGGTGCCGCCCGTCGTCGCGAGCCCGCGCGAGTGGCGCTACCGGCGCAAGCTGACGCTCGCGATGCGCCGCCGCGGAAGTGCCTGGATCGCCGGGCTGCGCGAGTTCGACGATCCGGATGCGGTCTTCGCGCTGCAGGACTGCCCGATCACCGACGAGCGCGTGGTCGCTGCATGGCGCGCGATCATCGACGCCGCCGAGCTGCTGCCGCGCGACGCGCGCGAGCTGCGCGGCGCCGTGCGCCTGCTCGACGACGCGTCGGTCGCCTTCACCCTGGAGGGCGGGGAGCGCTGGCCGACGGCGGAGCGGTTCTTCGACGCGGTCCCCGCGATCGCCGCGCTCTGGTGGCAGCCCGCGGGCGCGACGCGCCGCCGCCTGATGCTGGACCGCCGCTCGGACGCCGCGCCCGGCGCGTCGTTCGTGCAGGTGAACCCGCAGGTCGGCGCGCTGCTCGCCGACGCCGTGGTCGCCGCCGCGCAGTCGCACGCGCCGCGCACCGTCGTGGACGCGTACGCGGGCGCGGGTGATGTCGCGCTGCGGCTCGCCGAGGCAGGTGCGCGTGTCGTCGCCATCGAGCTCGATGCCGAGGCCTCGGCCTACTCCGCGTCGCGGCTGCCCGCGGGATCGCGCGCGGTCGCCGCGCGCGTGGAGGACGCGCTCCCCGAGGCGCTGCCGGCCGAGCTGGTGATCGTGAACCCGCCGCGCGCGGGGCTCGACGCGCAGGTCACGGCCACGCTCGAGGCCGCGCTGCAGGGCGCGGGGCCGGCGCCGCGCGCGCTCCTCTACGTCAGCTGCAACCCCGCGACGCTCGCGCGCGACCTCGCGCGCATGCCGTCGTGGGCCGTCCGCCGAGTCCAGCCCTTCGACATGTTCCCGCAGACCGCGCACGTCGAGACGCTCGTCGAGCTCGTCCCCGCCTCCCCGCCTCCGGAGCCATCCGCATGA
- the tsf gene encoding translation elongation factor Ts has protein sequence MTATFTAKDVQELRQRTGAGMMDCKKALEENQGNMEAAVDYLRKKGIAKAEKRAGRTASEGAVMIEIAPDATSGVMVEVNSETDFVSRNADFQALARSVAQHALATPGAGDAATLLAAPVASKGGKALDDVMKESAAVMGEALGVRRAVRYDAANGVVGSYVHFNGKIGVLVEVEAANGDKGEELVNLAKTLAEHVAAAAPLGVDKDTVPADVVERERAIFVDQVRQSGKPENMIDKIVTGKVEAYYKDVALLHQMWVREPKTSIASVVADAAKKVGGPITVKRFARFQLGQE, from the coding sequence ATGACTGCTACGTTCACCGCGAAGGACGTCCAGGAGCTGCGCCAGCGGACCGGCGCCGGCATGATGGACTGCAAGAAGGCCCTGGAGGAGAACCAGGGGAACATGGAGGCCGCCGTCGACTACCTTCGCAAGAAGGGCATCGCGAAGGCCGAGAAGCGCGCCGGCCGCACGGCCAGCGAGGGCGCGGTGATGATCGAGATCGCCCCGGACGCGACGTCGGGCGTGATGGTCGAGGTCAACAGCGAGACCGACTTCGTCTCGCGCAACGCCGACTTCCAGGCGCTCGCGCGCTCGGTCGCGCAGCACGCGCTGGCGACGCCGGGCGCCGGCGACGCCGCCACGCTGCTCGCCGCGCCCGTCGCGTCGAAGGGCGGCAAGGCGCTCGACGACGTGATGAAGGAGTCGGCCGCGGTCATGGGCGAGGCGCTCGGCGTCCGCCGCGCGGTGCGCTACGACGCGGCCAACGGCGTCGTCGGCTCGTACGTGCACTTCAACGGCAAGATCGGCGTGCTGGTCGAGGTCGAGGCCGCGAACGGCGACAAGGGCGAGGAGCTCGTCAACCTCGCGAAGACGCTGGCGGAGCACGTGGCCGCCGCGGCGCCGCTCGGCGTCGACAAGGACACCGTGCCGGCCGACGTCGTGGAGCGCGAGCGCGCCATCTTCGTGGACCAGGTGCGCCAGAGCGGCAAGCCCGAGAACATGATCGACAAGATCGTGACGGGTAAGGTCGAGGCGTACTACAAGGACGTCGCGCTGCTGCACCAGATGTGGGTGCGCGAGCCCAAGACGTCGATCGCCTCGGTCGTCGCCGACGCGGCGAAGAAGGTGGGCGGCCCGATCACCGTGAAGCGCTTCGCGCGCTTCCAGCTCGGGCAGGAGTGA
- the pyrH gene encoding UMP kinase: protein MSEASTLVEGGQRSDTLRYPRVLLKLSGEALAGDRGFGFDFDRLTFFAQQVEDVVATGAEVGLVIGGGNIVRGAQLSRMGMDRVGADYMGMLGTVINALALQDVLEKRGMDTRVMTAIRMEELAEPYIRRRAVRHLETRRVVIFAAGTGNPYFSTDTAAVLRAIQIKADVIIKATSVDGVYSADPKQDPNARFYETISYRDVMLEELRVMDQTAITLCKENRLPLIVLNINETGAVLRAVRGEKVGTLVS, encoded by the coding sequence GTGAGCGAGGCCTCGACCCTCGTGGAAGGCGGGCAGCGCAGCGACACGCTGCGCTACCCCCGCGTCCTCCTCAAGCTGTCCGGGGAGGCGCTCGCGGGCGATCGCGGCTTCGGCTTCGACTTCGACCGCCTGACCTTCTTCGCCCAGCAGGTCGAGGACGTGGTCGCGACGGGGGCCGAGGTGGGCCTCGTCATCGGCGGCGGCAACATCGTGCGCGGGGCACAGCTGTCGCGCATGGGGATGGACCGCGTCGGCGCCGACTACATGGGAATGCTCGGCACGGTCATCAACGCGCTCGCCCTGCAGGACGTGCTCGAGAAGCGCGGCATGGACACGCGCGTGATGACGGCGATCCGCATGGAGGAGCTGGCGGAGCCGTACATCCGGCGCCGGGCCGTGCGGCACCTCGAGACTCGGCGCGTCGTGATCTTCGCGGCGGGCACCGGCAACCCGTACTTCTCGACCGATACGGCGGCCGTGCTGCGCGCGATCCAGATCAAGGCCGACGTGATCATCAAGGCGACCAGCGTCGACGGCGTGTACTCGGCCGACCCGAAGCAGGACCCCAACGCGCGCTTCTACGAGACGATCAGCTACCGCGACGTCATGCTCGAGGAGCTGCGCGTGATGGACCAGACGGCGATCACGCTGTGCAAGGAGAACCGCCTGCCGCTGATCGTCCTGAACATCAACGAGACCGGGGCCGTCCTCCGCGCCGTGCGCGGCGAGAAGGTGGGCACCCTGGTCAGCTGA
- the rpsB gene encoding 30S ribosomal protein S2 encodes MSQQQMLEQLLAAGVHFGHQTRRWNPKMRRFIFAERNGIHIIDLQKTLRQLELAQKLVREVVARGEQVLFVCTKRQLASIVKAEAERAGAFHITERWLGGLLTNFSTVKKQIKKLKELEAGSEAGGEFENYTKKEQLMMSRERDKLSKNLSGIKNMGRLPGLMFVVDSKKEHIAVDEARKLGIPVVAIVDTNADPDLITVPIAGNDDAIRSVELIAKAIADTVAEARQAAPQRQEEDEQEATVYSSERGSERAEGGRGGEGDRKRRPRRRRARPEAIAALRKPGAEGEAGAEGAEGADAGDEGADDAAE; translated from the coding sequence ATGTCGCAGCAGCAGATGCTCGAGCAGCTCCTGGCCGCCGGTGTCCACTTCGGGCACCAGACGCGCCGCTGGAACCCCAAGATGCGCCGGTTCATCTTCGCCGAGCGCAACGGGATCCACATCATCGACCTGCAGAAGACCCTGCGTCAGCTCGAGCTCGCGCAGAAGCTGGTGCGCGAGGTCGTCGCGCGCGGCGAGCAGGTCCTCTTCGTGTGCACCAAGCGCCAGCTGGCGTCGATCGTGAAGGCCGAGGCGGAGCGCGCCGGCGCCTTCCACATCACCGAGCGCTGGCTCGGCGGCCTGCTGACGAACTTCTCGACCGTCAAGAAGCAGATCAAGAAGCTCAAGGAGCTCGAGGCGGGCTCCGAGGCGGGCGGCGAGTTCGAGAACTACACGAAGAAGGAGCAGCTCATGATGTCCCGTGAGCGCGACAAGCTCTCGAAGAACCTCTCGGGCATCAAGAACATGGGCCGCCTGCCGGGCCTGATGTTCGTGGTCGACTCCAAGAAGGAGCACATCGCCGTCGACGAGGCGCGCAAGCTCGGCATCCCGGTCGTCGCGATCGTCGACACGAACGCGGACCCGGACCTCATCACCGTCCCGATCGCCGGCAACGACGACGCGATCCGCTCGGTGGAGCTGATCGCCAAGGCGATCGCCGACACGGTCGCCGAGGCGCGCCAGGCGGCGCCCCAGCGCCAGGAGGAGGACGAGCAGGAGGCGACGGTCTACTCGTCCGAGCGCGGCAGCGAGCGCGCCGAGGGTGGCCGTGGCGGCGAGGGTGACCGCAAGCGCCGTCCGCGACGCCGCCGCGCGCGTCCCGAGGCGATCGCCGCGCTCCGCAAGCCGGGCGCCGAGGGTGAGGCCGGTGCCGAGGGCGCCGAGGGCGCCGACGCCGGCGACGAGGGCGCGGACGACGCCGCCGAGTGA